The Bombus fervidus isolate BK054 chromosome 8, iyBomFerv1, whole genome shotgun sequence genome window below encodes:
- the LOC139989870 gene encoding uncharacterized protein isoform X2 gives MVSSYKRSSPPAAKMTPFLMAIFCLATAGCSNVTDQQTSETHHDQQVAILKQIRKVNEDGSYTYGYEAGDGSFKEHVSVVQSIPRINRTTTTKKPSVVYPSSTEASTKSSVVQSIPRNRKTTTTSTTTTTTTTEQPKTIFGHYLKGTGKSRPRFVINGQQRPLVIEEEITEDEDSQINRPSTEDKTSTYRKIIFAKRPIEQNLRPISDDFVEKEDDGKVASGNNLRRQLQEETTKPSPIVEGSSDDHSDVYGGSLSTTRPLFTTTTPPRVLQRVSPNRIERPKVYVNRENLAPSRFENVNVKYDNTRVYEAETKAPQEERTQPQPVLIRGPTRVPENREYLRQSTEPIFVRQQPEQFLRELPGGRILVPSQQNIEEDPAYRPLSINRILLRPLPSQQPLYSTTTDANIHYLTENPLPEQEEEPRIAMAPGYMRPRPFPRPVIFQEPEPRPRPVLRPVAPAITHAMDEREYQTTPEYSYRGSTIALPPEPPNPINTPLSRRDFQLLLRRLLVSQYGVQALSYPKSYLEDALYDQQPYPSYQPGYQSTAPRPDIGYDQQIPLQYGDRVPVRRPVYTRALNPVYQPQQYEDYSDGRYTKRVYRQKFYTQEVADDGEEILPAPIREALLLRMLQLAINAERPPMVSSPVMTTTTPASRYRKTGPVRSVQIITDEDEEEKEAMKKKM, from the exons ATGGTTTCCAGTTACAAG AGATCATCACCTCCTGCCGCTAAGATGACGCCATTTCTGATGGCAATTTTCTGTCTGGCTACCGCAGGCTGCTCGAACGTCACGGATCAGCAAACATCTGAGACACATCACGATCAGCAGGTAGCGATCTTGAAACAAATCAGAAAAGTGAATGAAGACGGTTCTTACACGTATGGTTACGAAGCGGGTGACGGATCCTTCAAG GAACACGTGTCCGTCGTACAGAGCATTCCGCGTATAAATCGCACCACTACAACCAAGAAGCCAAGCGTCGTTTATCCTTCGTCTACCGAGGCGTCCACAAAATCATCGGTGGTTCAGTCGATACCGCGAAATAGGAAAACAACGACGACTTCAACAACTACAACCACAACCACTACGGAACAACCGAAGACTATATTTGGCCATTATTTAAAAGGAACCGGAAAAAGTAGACCGCGTTTTGTGATCAATGGCCAACAAAGGCCATTGGTAATAGAAGAAGAAATCACAGAGGACGAAGATTCGCAGATAAATCGACCAAGTACGGAGGACAAGACTTCCACATatagaaaaatcatttttgcCAAACGACCGATCGAGCAAAATCTTCGACCAATCTCTGACGATTTCGTAGAAAAGGAAGACGATGGTAAAGTAGCTAGTGGAAATAATCTAAGAAGACAGTTGCAAGAAGAGACTACGAAACCTAGCCCGATCGTAGAAGGCAGTAGCGACGACCATTCCGACGTTTATGGCGGATCTTTGTCTACGACTAGACCTTTGTTCACCACAACCACGCCACCAAGGGTTCTGCAACGCGTTTCACCTAATCGAATCGAAAGACCAAAAGTCTACGTTAATCGGGAGAACCTTGCGCCATCGAGGTTCGAAAACGTAAACGTAAAATACGATAATACCAGAGTTTACGAAGCTGAGACGAAGGCGCCTCAAGAGGAACGTACTCAGCCTCAACCGGTTTTGATTCGAGGTCCAACGCGAGTGCCTGAAAACCGCGAATATCTGCGACAAAGTACCGAACCTATATTTGTTAGACAACAGCCTGAACAGTTTCTACGTGAACTACCAGGAGGAAGAATCCTAGTTCCTTCTCAACAGAACATCGAAGAAGACCCCGCTTACAGACCACTTTCTATCAACAGGATTTTATTACGCCCTCTGCCGAGCCAACAGCCGCTTTACTCGACAACCACGGATGCAAATATTCACTACCTGACGGAGAATCCTCTTCCAGAGCAAGAGGAAGAGCCGAGAATCGCTATGGCGCCAGGATACATGCGTCCAAGACCTTTTCCACGGCCTGTAATCTTTCAAGAACCTGAACCAAGACCCAGGCCCGTTTTGAGACCCGTTGCGCCAGCGATCACTCACGCAATGGACGAAAGAGAGTACCAAACGACTCCTGAATATTCTTACAGAGGCAGTACCATCGCTTTACCTCCAGAACCTCCAAATCCAATTAATACACCTTTAAGCAGACGCGACTTCCAATTACTGTTAAGAAGATTGCTCGTCAGTCAGTACGGTGTCCAAGCTCTTTCTTATCCGAAAAGCTACCTAGAAGACGCCTTGTACGATCAACAGCCGTATCCTTCTTATCAGCCAGGCTATCAATCTACTGCGCCACGACCGGATATCGGTTATGATCAGCAAATTCCTCTTCAATATGGAGATCGTGTGCCTGTAAGACGGCCTGTGTATACCAGAGCTTTGAATCCTGTTTATCAACCTCAACAGTACGAGGATTACAGCGATGGAAGATACACAAAGAGGGTCTATAGGCAAAAGTTCTACACGCAAGAAGTGGCTGATGACGGAGAGGAAATATTGCCTGCTCCTATCAGAGAAGCTTTGCTGTTAAGGATGTTGCAGCTGGCAATTAACGCCGAAAGACCTCCCATGGTTTCTTCTCCGGTTATGACGACCACGACGCCAGCTTCGAGATACAGAAAGACTGGACCAGTTAGGAGTGTACAGATCATCACTGACGAAGatgaggaagagaaagaggcgatgaagaagaaaatgtaa
- the LOC139989870 gene encoding uncharacterized protein isoform X1 — MVSSYKRSSPPAAKMTPFLMAIFCLATAGCSNVTDQQTSETHHDQQVAILKQIRKVNEDGSYTYGYEAGDGSFKVESRDVLGNIKGTFGFVDADGEIKRVSYSSSNGTGFKATTVSPLQEHVSVVQSIPRINRTTTTKKPSVVYPSSTEASTKSSVVQSIPRNRKTTTTSTTTTTTTTEQPKTIFGHYLKGTGKSRPRFVINGQQRPLVIEEEITEDEDSQINRPSTEDKTSTYRKIIFAKRPIEQNLRPISDDFVEKEDDGKVASGNNLRRQLQEETTKPSPIVEGSSDDHSDVYGGSLSTTRPLFTTTTPPRVLQRVSPNRIERPKVYVNRENLAPSRFENVNVKYDNTRVYEAETKAPQEERTQPQPVLIRGPTRVPENREYLRQSTEPIFVRQQPEQFLRELPGGRILVPSQQNIEEDPAYRPLSINRILLRPLPSQQPLYSTTTDANIHYLTENPLPEQEEEPRIAMAPGYMRPRPFPRPVIFQEPEPRPRPVLRPVAPAITHAMDEREYQTTPEYSYRGSTIALPPEPPNPINTPLSRRDFQLLLRRLLVSQYGVQALSYPKSYLEDALYDQQPYPSYQPGYQSTAPRPDIGYDQQIPLQYGDRVPVRRPVYTRALNPVYQPQQYEDYSDGRYTKRVYRQKFYTQEVADDGEEILPAPIREALLLRMLQLAINAERPPMVSSPVMTTTTPASRYRKTGPVRSVQIITDEDEEEKEAMKKKM, encoded by the exons ATGGTTTCCAGTTACAAG AGATCATCACCTCCTGCCGCTAAGATGACGCCATTTCTGATGGCAATTTTCTGTCTGGCTACCGCAGGCTGCTCGAACGTCACGGATCAGCAAACATCTGAGACACATCACGATCAGCAGGTAGCGATCTTGAAACAAATCAGAAAAGTGAATGAAGACGGTTCTTACACGTATGGTTACGAAGCGGGTGACGGATCCTTCAAG GTCGAGAGTCGTGACGTTCTAGGCAACATCAAGGGTACGTTCGGTTTCGTCGACGCGGACGGCGAAATAAAAAGGGTGTCGTACTCTTCTTCTAATGGAACAGGATTTAAAGCAACCACCGTGTCGCCATTGCAGGAACACGTGTCCGTCGTACAGAGCATTCCGCGTATAAATCGCACCACTACAACCAAGAAGCCAAGCGTCGTTTATCCTTCGTCTACCGAGGCGTCCACAAAATCATCGGTGGTTCAGTCGATACCGCGAAATAGGAAAACAACGACGACTTCAACAACTACAACCACAACCACTACGGAACAACCGAAGACTATATTTGGCCATTATTTAAAAGGAACCGGAAAAAGTAGACCGCGTTTTGTGATCAATGGCCAACAAAGGCCATTGGTAATAGAAGAAGAAATCACAGAGGACGAAGATTCGCAGATAAATCGACCAAGTACGGAGGACAAGACTTCCACATatagaaaaatcatttttgcCAAACGACCGATCGAGCAAAATCTTCGACCAATCTCTGACGATTTCGTAGAAAAGGAAGACGATGGTAAAGTAGCTAGTGGAAATAATCTAAGAAGACAGTTGCAAGAAGAGACTACGAAACCTAGCCCGATCGTAGAAGGCAGTAGCGACGACCATTCCGACGTTTATGGCGGATCTTTGTCTACGACTAGACCTTTGTTCACCACAACCACGCCACCAAGGGTTCTGCAACGCGTTTCACCTAATCGAATCGAAAGACCAAAAGTCTACGTTAATCGGGAGAACCTTGCGCCATCGAGGTTCGAAAACGTAAACGTAAAATACGATAATACCAGAGTTTACGAAGCTGAGACGAAGGCGCCTCAAGAGGAACGTACTCAGCCTCAACCGGTTTTGATTCGAGGTCCAACGCGAGTGCCTGAAAACCGCGAATATCTGCGACAAAGTACCGAACCTATATTTGTTAGACAACAGCCTGAACAGTTTCTACGTGAACTACCAGGAGGAAGAATCCTAGTTCCTTCTCAACAGAACATCGAAGAAGACCCCGCTTACAGACCACTTTCTATCAACAGGATTTTATTACGCCCTCTGCCGAGCCAACAGCCGCTTTACTCGACAACCACGGATGCAAATATTCACTACCTGACGGAGAATCCTCTTCCAGAGCAAGAGGAAGAGCCGAGAATCGCTATGGCGCCAGGATACATGCGTCCAAGACCTTTTCCACGGCCTGTAATCTTTCAAGAACCTGAACCAAGACCCAGGCCCGTTTTGAGACCCGTTGCGCCAGCGATCACTCACGCAATGGACGAAAGAGAGTACCAAACGACTCCTGAATATTCTTACAGAGGCAGTACCATCGCTTTACCTCCAGAACCTCCAAATCCAATTAATACACCTTTAAGCAGACGCGACTTCCAATTACTGTTAAGAAGATTGCTCGTCAGTCAGTACGGTGTCCAAGCTCTTTCTTATCCGAAAAGCTACCTAGAAGACGCCTTGTACGATCAACAGCCGTATCCTTCTTATCAGCCAGGCTATCAATCTACTGCGCCACGACCGGATATCGGTTATGATCAGCAAATTCCTCTTCAATATGGAGATCGTGTGCCTGTAAGACGGCCTGTGTATACCAGAGCTTTGAATCCTGTTTATCAACCTCAACAGTACGAGGATTACAGCGATGGAAGATACACAAAGAGGGTCTATAGGCAAAAGTTCTACACGCAAGAAGTGGCTGATGACGGAGAGGAAATATTGCCTGCTCCTATCAGAGAAGCTTTGCTGTTAAGGATGTTGCAGCTGGCAATTAACGCCGAAAGACCTCCCATGGTTTCTTCTCCGGTTATGACGACCACGACGCCAGCTTCGAGATACAGAAAGACTGGACCAGTTAGGAGTGTACAGATCATCACTGACGAAGatgaggaagagaaagaggcgatgaagaagaaaatgtaa